Proteins encoded together in one Thermoplasmatales archaeon BRNA1 window:
- a CDS encoding Transglutaminase-like superfamily: protein MRGHSVPAFAAIAVVFLVLVSVSAVFLTETSDAADSDYTGFYYDSLTAEGKTAYEIIVEGAAACEATVSTGILSSDTLLDALGAVYYDHQELFHLNINNCKAYPNGKINLSYTVSPSVYSEMIADIDSHVATISKKLESCTYDYEKVLTIHDSLVSGIKYTKDRANSHNIYGALVEGQCVCEGYARAMQYLCQINGIDCPVVSGTGINSSGSEGHMWNIIRISGSWYCLDVTWDDPLVNGSDSGKVHYDYFLVGTDTVTDGRKFTESHVTDSSLPALSPQPYHIRPGATVTYSLEGTVTASGDSLRFTTDAASIDAALDYLQNNGLAEVSFGEGKAKIGIDAIVLGKISAYMASKGASTISFGVTSSEEKVSVGFLDRENSVYRFSMYVGDTETKLSDISDGAKATLFIPFEASALDIIKALVFAWDVNGPMKPMASSSYDGTYVSVEVDSMDGAYIAGSTPMKDVPVLAIIIGTLVIILLIWFVFHRIRRHRQSRK from the coding sequence ATGCGCGGTCATTCTGTCCCTGCATTCGCGGCAATCGCCGTCGTCTTCCTCGTCCTCGTCTCAGTCTCGGCCGTATTCCTGACAGAAACCAGCGACGCCGCCGATTCCGACTACACAGGGTTCTACTACGACAGCCTCACCGCCGAGGGCAAGACTGCCTACGAGATAATAGTGGAAGGTGCAGCCGCCTGTGAAGCGACCGTCAGCACGGGCATACTTTCTTCAGACACTCTCCTCGATGCTCTGGGCGCCGTCTATTACGACCACCAGGAACTGTTTCATCTCAACATAAACAATTGTAAGGCATATCCAAACGGAAAGATCAACCTTTCCTACACCGTCTCTCCCTCCGTCTACTCCGAGATGATCGCCGACATCGATTCCCACGTCGCCACCATCTCCAAGAAGCTGGAATCCTGCACCTACGACTACGAGAAGGTCCTGACCATCCACGACTCACTCGTATCCGGGATAAAGTACACCAAGGACCGCGCAAACAGCCACAACATCTACGGTGCCCTCGTGGAGGGACAGTGCGTCTGCGAGGGATACGCAAGGGCAATGCAGTATCTGTGCCAGATCAACGGTATCGACTGCCCCGTGGTCTCCGGCACAGGCATCAACAGCTCCGGGTCAGAGGGCCACATGTGGAACATAATCCGCATCTCCGGCTCATGGTACTGCCTCGACGTAACCTGGGACGACCCCCTGGTCAACGGCAGCGATTCCGGCAAGGTCCACTACGACTACTTCCTGGTCGGAACCGACACCGTCACCGACGGCAGGAAGTTCACCGAGTCCCACGTGACCGATTCCTCCCTGCCCGCGCTGTCCCCGCAGCCATACCACATCAGGCCGGGAGCCACCGTCACTTATTCTCTTGAAGGCACCGTTACCGCTTCGGGCGATTCCCTCAGGTTCACGACCGATGCCGCATCCATCGATGCCGCTCTGGATTACCTTCAGAACAACGGTCTCGCCGAGGTCTCATTCGGCGAAGGCAAGGCCAAGATCGGAATAGACGCGATAGTCCTGGGGAAGATCTCCGCATATATGGCATCCAAGGGGGCATCCACTATCTCGTTCGGGGTCACCTCCTCGGAGGAGAAGGTCTCCGTCGGATTCCTGGACAGGGAGAACTCCGTCTACCGCTTCTCCATGTACGTGGGCGACACCGAGACCAAACTCTCCGACATCTCCGATGGAGCGAAAGCAACCCTCTTCATCCCCTTCGAGGCCTCCGCCCTCGATATCATCAAGGCGCTGGTGTTCGCATGGGACGTGAACGGTCCCATGAAGCCCATGGCCTCCAGCAGCTACGACGGCACCTACGTCTCCGTTGAGGTGGATTCTATGGACGGCGCCTACATCGCCGGCAGCACACCCATGAAGGACGTGCCCGTTCTAGCAATCATAATCGGAACCCTGGTAATCATCCTGCTAATCTGGTTCGTCTTTCACAGGATCCGGAGGCACAGACAATCAAGGAAATGA
- a CDS encoding Permease, producing the protein MASARGALDRYFGITERGSTLSAEIKGGLITFLSMSYILAVNPLILSPAAEGYTFDELFTATALAACIACLLMGLYARFPVALAPGMGLNAFLSYTICQSMGFTYEQGLMVVFISGTMFFLVTVSGIRRGMVESIPKSLKIAIAAGIGFFIAIIDLYNTGIIVHGTSSALVPGDMSDPGVLLALFCIIVTVCLWYRRKWYAIILGIIATWAIGALLFRYGLESEIGTLPDAGLVTGISAPDFGLFAKVFTGFEMFPSSMWVAFIGALVSMFIVDMFDTTGTLISVSSMSGMSEGRDEFDTIDVAMRADAAASLSGAMVGTSTTTSYIESFTGIESGARTGILALVCGLLFAFAMVFSGLFASVTAACTAGALILVGLIMVRNIRDIEWKDPVLCFSSIITVFMMGLAGSITDGIGIGIMAYVIGYVAMRKEKEISPTMWVLFLIFTGYFVIHATIY; encoded by the coding sequence GTGGCAAGCGCGAGGGGTGCTCTGGACAGGTACTTCGGGATAACCGAGAGGGGGTCCACCCTCTCCGCGGAGATCAAGGGAGGACTGATCACATTCCTCTCGATGTCCTACATCCTGGCCGTCAACCCCCTGATCCTCTCTCCCGCCGCCGAGGGCTACACCTTCGACGAGCTCTTCACCGCCACCGCCCTCGCCGCGTGCATAGCGTGTCTCCTGATGGGGCTCTACGCCCGTTTCCCGGTGGCCCTCGCACCCGGGATGGGGCTGAACGCGTTCCTGTCCTACACCATCTGCCAGAGCATGGGGTTCACCTACGAGCAGGGTCTCATGGTGGTCTTCATATCGGGTACGATGTTCTTCCTGGTGACCGTCTCGGGCATCAGGAGGGGGATGGTGGAATCCATCCCCAAATCCCTCAAGATAGCCATCGCCGCGGGGATAGGGTTCTTCATCGCCATAATCGACCTGTACAACACGGGGATCATCGTCCACGGCACCAGCAGCGCGCTGGTTCCGGGCGACATGAGCGACCCCGGCGTCCTCCTGGCATTATTCTGCATCATCGTCACCGTGTGCCTCTGGTACCGCAGGAAATGGTACGCCATCATCCTCGGCATCATAGCCACCTGGGCGATCGGCGCCCTCCTGTTCCGTTACGGATTGGAATCCGAAATCGGGACCCTTCCCGACGCCGGTCTGGTGACCGGCATATCCGCCCCGGACTTCGGCCTGTTCGCCAAGGTCTTCACCGGTTTCGAGATGTTCCCCTCATCCATGTGGGTCGCCTTCATAGGGGCGCTGGTGTCCATGTTCATCGTCGACATGTTCGACACCACCGGGACCCTCATATCCGTCAGCAGTATGTCCGGCATGTCCGAGGGGAGGGACGAGTTCGACACCATCGACGTGGCCATGAGGGCTGATGCTGCCGCATCCCTCTCCGGTGCCATGGTGGGAACCAGCACCACCACCTCGTACATCGAGTCGTTCACCGGCATCGAATCCGGTGCAAGGACTGGGATACTCGCGCTGGTCTGCGGACTCCTGTTCGCCTTCGCCATGGTGTTCTCCGGCCTGTTCGCCAGCGTCACCGCCGCCTGCACCGCGGGCGCACTCATACTCGTCGGGCTCATAATGGTCCGCAACATCAGGGACATAGAATGGAAAGACCCAGTGCTCTGTTTCTCGTCCATAATCACCGTGTTCATGATGGGCCTCGCGGGATCCATCACCGACGGTATCGGGATAGGAATCATGGCTTACGTGATTGGCTACGTCGCCATGAGGAAGGAGAAGGAGATTAGTCCCACCATGTGGGTGCTGTTCCTGATCTTCACGGGATATTTCGTCATCCACGCGACGATCTACTGA
- a CDS encoding histidinol dehydrogenase encodes MAKTAGKKDVQPLNKWKAITDQEWRANRQSKTDEVKEIVEGIIEQVRTGGDKALKELTEKFDKTKLTRISVSRDEIDKAYEKVDPDIVDELENAAYNIQRFHRMQLPPDMWTSEVEPGITLGVKSTPLERVGCYIPGGLASYPSTALMTVVAAKTAGVDEVICCTPAPVNPITLVALDIAGCDEIYTVGGAQAIAAMALGTESIEPVQKIVGPGNRFVTEAKILLQNICGIDFPAGPSEAAVLADSSAVPEFVAADLVAQGEHGPSSAFVLVTDDETLPDKVWKCMEEQVAEAPRRDIIVQSFQNSGYIVCKDMELAIETMNEVAPEHLCIQVRDPMDVLSKIRNAGSIFVGPYTPIAAGDYASGTNHVLPTSGYATMCSGLTVSMFRKTSTVQILTKDGLRELAPTITTLADAEGLNAHAASVDIRRPFDDD; translated from the coding sequence ATGGCAAAAACCGCGGGAAAGAAGGACGTTCAGCCCCTGAACAAATGGAAGGCAATCACGGACCAGGAATGGCGTGCCAACAGGCAGTCCAAGACCGACGAGGTCAAGGAGATCGTCGAGGGCATCATCGAGCAGGTCCGCACCGGAGGGGACAAGGCCCTGAAGGAGCTCACCGAGAAGTTCGACAAGACCAAGCTCACCCGCATCTCCGTCTCCCGCGACGAGATCGACAAGGCGTACGAGAAGGTCGACCCCGACATCGTCGACGAGCTCGAGAACGCCGCCTACAACATCCAGAGGTTCCACAGGATGCAGCTCCCGCCCGACATGTGGACATCGGAGGTCGAGCCCGGGATCACCCTCGGAGTGAAGTCCACCCCTCTCGAGAGGGTCGGATGCTACATCCCTGGAGGCCTCGCGTCCTACCCCTCCACCGCGCTCATGACCGTTGTCGCCGCGAAGACCGCAGGCGTCGACGAGGTCATCTGCTGCACCCCCGCACCCGTCAACCCCATCACCCTCGTCGCCCTCGACATCGCCGGATGCGACGAGATCTACACCGTCGGAGGCGCCCAGGCGATCGCCGCCATGGCCCTCGGAACCGAGAGCATCGAGCCCGTCCAGAAGATCGTCGGACCCGGGAACAGGTTCGTCACCGAGGCGAAGATCCTCCTGCAGAACATCTGCGGCATAGACTTCCCCGCGGGTCCCTCCGAGGCCGCCGTCCTCGCCGATTCCTCCGCTGTCCCCGAGTTCGTCGCAGCCGACCTGGTCGCCCAGGGGGAGCACGGACCCTCCTCGGCCTTCGTCCTCGTCACCGACGACGAGACCCTTCCCGACAAGGTCTGGAAGTGCATGGAGGAGCAGGTCGCCGAGGCCCCCAGGAGGGACATCATCGTACAGTCCTTCCAGAACTCCGGATACATCGTCTGCAAGGACATGGAGCTCGCCATCGAGACCATGAACGAGGTCGCCCCCGAGCACCTATGCATACAGGTCAGGGACCCCATGGACGTCCTCTCGAAGATCAGGAATGCCGGTTCCATCTTCGTCGGACCCTACACACCCATTGCCGCCGGCGACTACGCGAGCGGTACCAACCACGTCCTCCCAACCTCGGGATACGCCACCATGTGCTCCGGTCTCACCGTCAGCATGTTCCGCAAGACCAGCACCGTGCAGATCCTCACCAAGGACGGGCTCCGCGAGCTGGCGCCCACCATCACCACCCTCGCCGATGCCGAGGGCCTCAACGCCCATGCGGCGAGCGTCGACATCAGGAGACCCTTCGACGATGACTGA
- a CDS encoding Polyphosphate kinase — translation MTDIDLYDRKYYINREISWLAFNKRCLEEALDPSVPVLERVKFLAICYGNMDEFFMIRMPGLLGAEKDRLVNLGPDAYSDENELINILNDKVNELIDGYEDCWAEIEKELATKGVSVLSVSSLDAKQKMWVDDYYDERIHPLLTPLALDISHPFPFISNNSLNLAVKLRKKDEGEVLYARIKVPVGILPRFLKVPSEGKKLEFVLLENVIKDHAASLFPGLDVLGVYKFRITRNADVKVTIDEAVDLMSAVESALDSRDLGFPVRMVVEDTMPADLAAVFAKNLKLKDNQVTSASDKGMMLTDLWEINGLNLPALKYKPFTPKLPAEISENLSMFDVIRERDWIAYHPYEPFDIVIRFLRESADDPNVQSIKISLYRLGKNSEVIRQLMRAKENGKAVSVLMELRAKFDEVNNISLARQLEKIGVHVVYGPVNLKVHSKLLQVVRLEKDHLVRYTHMSSGNYNANSAKSYADISYFTANQEIGEDVGELFNALTGFFGPRKYRHLLVAPLTLKSTLIELIRSEAENKRAGGKAYIAMKANGLIDSDIIAELYRASMAGVKIDLNIRGLCCLRPGMKGISENITVTSIVDRFLEHARIYYFENGGDPKMYMGSSDMMPRNLLARVETLFPVPDKEILMEIRENILKPCLQDNVKARVLQSDGTYVLRRPKKGVKKMRSQQWYIENQGAWHGQDGRLH, via the coding sequence ATGACTGATATCGACCTGTACGACAGGAAGTACTACATCAACCGCGAGATCTCCTGGCTCGCCTTCAACAAGCGCTGCCTGGAGGAGGCGCTCGACCCCTCCGTACCCGTGTTGGAGAGGGTGAAGTTCCTCGCGATCTGCTACGGCAACATGGACGAGTTCTTCATGATCCGCATGCCCGGTCTCCTGGGCGCGGAGAAGGACCGTCTGGTCAATCTCGGACCCGACGCATACTCCGACGAGAACGAGCTCATCAACATCCTCAACGACAAGGTCAACGAGCTCATCGACGGCTACGAGGACTGCTGGGCGGAGATCGAGAAGGAGCTCGCCACCAAGGGCGTCAGCGTCCTCTCCGTGTCCTCCCTCGATGCCAAGCAGAAGATGTGGGTCGACGATTACTACGACGAGAGGATACACCCCCTCCTGACCCCTCTGGCACTCGACATCTCCCACCCCTTCCCGTTCATCTCCAACAACTCCCTGAACCTCGCCGTGAAGCTCAGGAAGAAGGACGAGGGGGAGGTCCTCTACGCCAGGATCAAGGTCCCCGTGGGGATACTCCCGAGATTCCTCAAGGTCCCCTCCGAGGGCAAGAAACTCGAGTTTGTCCTCCTCGAGAACGTCATCAAGGACCACGCCGCATCGCTGTTCCCCGGTCTCGACGTACTCGGAGTGTACAAGTTCCGCATCACCAGGAACGCCGACGTCAAGGTCACCATCGACGAGGCCGTCGACCTCATGTCCGCCGTGGAGTCCGCCCTGGACTCTAGGGACCTGGGGTTCCCGGTGCGTATGGTGGTCGAGGACACCATGCCCGCGGACCTCGCCGCCGTCTTCGCCAAGAACCTTAAGCTCAAGGACAACCAGGTCACCTCCGCATCCGACAAGGGGATGATGCTCACGGACCTCTGGGAGATCAACGGCCTCAACCTCCCCGCCCTGAAGTACAAGCCCTTCACCCCGAAACTCCCCGCCGAGATCTCCGAGAACCTCAGCATGTTCGACGTCATCAGGGAGAGGGACTGGATCGCGTACCACCCCTACGAGCCCTTCGACATCGTCATCCGCTTCCTGAGGGAATCCGCCGACGACCCCAACGTGCAGTCGATCAAGATCAGCCTGTACCGTCTGGGGAAGAACTCGGAGGTCATCCGCCAGCTCATGAGGGCGAAGGAGAACGGAAAAGCGGTATCCGTCCTCATGGAGCTGAGGGCGAAGTTCGACGAGGTCAACAACATCTCACTCGCAAGGCAGCTCGAGAAGATCGGCGTGCACGTGGTGTACGGCCCCGTGAACCTCAAGGTGCACTCCAAGCTACTCCAGGTCGTCAGACTGGAGAAGGACCATCTCGTCCGCTACACCCACATGTCCTCCGGCAACTACAACGCCAACTCGGCGAAGAGCTACGCCGACATCTCCTACTTCACCGCGAACCAGGAGATCGGGGAGGATGTGGGGGAACTCTTCAACGCCCTCACGGGATTCTTCGGACCCAGGAAGTACAGGCACCTCCTGGTGGCACCCCTAACCCTCAAGAGCACCCTCATCGAACTGATCCGCAGCGAGGCGGAGAACAAGAGGGCGGGAGGAAAGGCATACATCGCCATGAAGGCGAACGGTCTCATTGACTCCGACATCATCGCCGAGCTCTACAGAGCGTCCATGGCGGGAGTGAAGATCGACCTGAACATCAGGGGACTATGCTGCCTCAGGCCGGGTATGAAGGGCATATCCGAGAACATCACCGTCACCTCCATAGTCGACAGGTTCCTGGAGCACGCCAGGATCTACTACTTCGAGAACGGCGGCGACCCGAAGATGTACATGGGTTCCTCGGACATGATGCCCAGGAACCTCCTTGCCAGGGTGGAGACCCTGTTCCCGGTGCCCGACAAGGAGATCCTCATGGAGATCCGCGAGAACATCCTCAAGCCCTGCCTGCAGGACAACGTCAAGGCAAGGGTCCTCCAGTCCGACGGCACCTACGTGCTCCGCAGGCCCAAGAAGGGCGTGAAGAAGATGAGGTCCCAGCAGTGGTATATCGAGAACCAGGGGGCCTGGCATGGACAGGACGGCAGGCTTCATTGA
- a CDS encoding Exopolyphosphatase, producing the protein MDRTAGFIDVGTNSVHMLVVRFYEGSLGTPIYQDKEAVRLGKSLYGQGKFDPETIEKTRVVLSKFKDIAEGMGVEEIVAYATCAAREAPNASELLDAARKAGVDLRIISGLEEARLTRLGVVGPDCARRTLLMDIGGGSTEVTIAEGRNNLYMDSMSLGAVRFAYGEGFDPSQRITPKQYDFLRRQVDTASYRSVGRIRDLGFEEAIGSSGTLMALAAILAAKRGDDDASYIDYNELKELMKDLCRMTAEERSRVPKLSSNRAEIIIGGGAVAEELMFLFGISRLEISPNGLREGMRTEYLLEHDEKDFDIRSSSVVTLAARCGCDTEHSEAVAEYAARIYDSLCTEGVFARNDRWRSLLGYAAQLHDVGEFISYEDHADFSYLIIRNAYLAGFDNEELEAIAQIARMHHSSMPGQSGKGLSRIPREDIPPLVQCALILKVADILDRGRDRSIDSVSLTKDEDSISMHIKSKKDISMVVWKLKSVSSDFKKVFGRRLAVYAEHGGSA; encoded by the coding sequence ATGGACAGGACGGCAGGCTTCATTGACGTCGGGACCAACTCGGTCCATATGCTCGTTGTGCGTTTCTACGAGGGCTCCCTCGGAACCCCCATCTACCAGGACAAGGAGGCCGTGAGGCTCGGGAAGAGCCTGTACGGCCAGGGGAAGTTCGATCCCGAGACCATAGAGAAGACCCGTGTAGTCCTTTCCAAATTCAAGGACATCGCGGAGGGGATGGGCGTGGAGGAGATCGTCGCCTACGCGACCTGTGCCGCCAGGGAGGCACCCAACGCCTCCGAGCTCCTGGATGCCGCCAGGAAGGCCGGCGTCGACCTCCGTATCATCTCGGGTCTGGAGGAGGCCCGTCTCACCCGTCTCGGTGTAGTGGGACCGGACTGTGCCAGACGCACACTTCTGATGGATATCGGGGGCGGGAGCACCGAGGTCACCATTGCCGAGGGCAGGAACAACCTCTACATGGACAGCATGTCCCTGGGGGCCGTCCGCTTCGCATACGGCGAGGGATTCGACCCCTCCCAGAGGATCACACCCAAGCAGTACGACTTCCTCAGGAGGCAGGTGGACACCGCCTCGTACAGGTCCGTCGGAAGGATCAGGGACCTGGGTTTCGAAGAAGCGATCGGCTCGTCTGGCACTCTTATGGCTCTTGCAGCGATTCTCGCCGCCAAGAGGGGGGACGACGACGCCTCCTACATCGATTACAACGAGCTCAAGGAGCTCATGAAGGACCTCTGCCGCATGACCGCCGAGGAGAGGTCCAGGGTCCCCAAGCTCAGCTCAAACAGGGCGGAGATCATCATCGGAGGCGGAGCTGTCGCCGAGGAGCTGATGTTCCTGTTCGGAATCTCCCGCCTGGAGATCAGTCCCAACGGACTGAGGGAGGGCATGCGCACCGAATACCTGCTCGAACACGACGAGAAGGACTTCGACATAAGGTCCTCCTCGGTGGTCACCCTCGCGGCCCGCTGCGGATGCGATACCGAACATTCCGAGGCCGTCGCCGAGTACGCCGCTAGGATCTACGATTCCCTCTGTACGGAGGGTGTGTTCGCCAGGAACGACAGGTGGCGCTCCCTCCTGGGATACGCCGCACAACTGCACGACGTCGGGGAGTTCATCAGCTATGAGGACCACGCGGATTTCTCGTATCTCATCATCAGGAACGCCTACCTCGCCGGATTCGACAACGAGGAACTGGAAGCCATCGCGCAAATCGCGCGCATGCACCACAGTTCCATGCCCGGGCAGTCCGGGAAAGGGCTGTCACGCATCCCCCGCGAGGACATCCCGCCGCTAGTGCAGTGCGCCCTGATCCTGAAGGTTGCGGACATACTCGACAGGGGAAGGGACCGCTCCATAGATTCCGTGTCCCTCACCAAGGACGAGGACAGCATCTCCATGCACATCAAGAGCAAGAAGGACATCAGCATGGTTGTTTGGAAGCTCAAGTCCGTTTCCTCGGATTTCAAGAAGGTCTTCGGCAGGAGACTAGCCGTCTATGCCGAGCACGGGGGTTCGGCCTGA
- a CDS encoding putative ATPase (AAA+ superfamily), whose amino-acid sequence MVAPDGYRNRVIDKKVSDYLEIFGAVSIEGPKNCGKTWTARAFSESEFQLNHRNKKIAEIDVNIALKGEEPHLIDEWQEVPEIWDEVRFEVDRSTKKGRFILCASSTLATGVKNHSGAGRIGVLKMRPMSLYESGDSDGSVSLEGLFNGSFQPSLENEIRLEDLVKLTVRGGWPDQIGLSEKQALVKNKNYLDRLCEDDVVRIDGVKRDSRKMKMLLRSLARNESSVVSDSRIMADMGINDNETMSSPTLNDYLGVLRRLNILCEQEAFSANVRSSVSVGKSPKRHLVDPSLSIAALNMDVKSCIRDLETYGFMFEAMCERDLDIYSQAIGGNLYHYRDNKGNEIDAVITIPGREWGAFEIKLGTNQIDSAASKLIGLSAQFEEPPRFLCVICGMSNAAYRRPDGVYVVPITMLGP is encoded by the coding sequence ATGGTGGCCCCAGACGGTTATCGCAATCGCGTAATTGACAAGAAGGTGTCGGATTACCTAGAGATCTTTGGTGCGGTGAGTATCGAGGGGCCTAAAAACTGCGGAAAAACATGGACTGCTAGAGCTTTTTCCGAGTCAGAGTTTCAACTTAATCACAGAAATAAGAAAATTGCAGAGATCGATGTTAACATCGCCTTGAAGGGCGAAGAACCGCACCTGATTGATGAATGGCAGGAAGTCCCGGAGATTTGGGACGAAGTTAGATTCGAAGTGGACCGCAGTACGAAAAAGGGACGTTTCATCCTCTGTGCATCATCTACGCTTGCAACGGGCGTTAAAAACCACAGCGGAGCGGGACGTATAGGGGTTCTGAAGATGAGGCCCATGTCCCTTTACGAATCGGGCGACTCCGACGGAAGTGTATCGCTTGAGGGGTTATTCAATGGATCATTCCAACCCTCGTTGGAAAATGAGATCCGCCTCGAGGATCTGGTCAAGTTGACCGTCAGAGGAGGATGGCCCGATCAGATTGGATTGAGTGAAAAACAGGCTTTGGTAAAGAACAAGAACTACCTTGATCGCCTGTGTGAAGATGATGTCGTAAGGATAGATGGTGTCAAAAGGGACAGCAGGAAAATGAAGATGCTCCTCAGGTCACTTGCACGCAATGAATCCTCGGTAGTGTCTGATAGCCGCATAATGGCAGACATGGGCATCAACGACAACGAAACCATGTCATCTCCGACTCTGAATGATTATCTCGGAGTGTTGAGAAGGCTTAACATCCTGTGTGAGCAGGAGGCCTTCAGTGCGAATGTAAGGTCATCTGTTTCCGTGGGAAAAAGTCCCAAACGCCATCTTGTCGACCCGTCACTATCCATCGCGGCACTGAATATGGACGTCAAGTCCTGCATCCGGGATCTCGAGACCTACGGATTCATGTTTGAAGCCATGTGCGAGAGGGACCTGGACATCTACTCGCAGGCCATAGGCGGCAATCTTTACCATTACCGCGACAATAAAGGAAACGAGATAGATGCGGTCATAACCATCCCGGGACGTGAATGGGGGGCCTTCGAGATCAAACTCGGAACCAATCAGATAGATTCGGCCGCATCCAAGCTCATCGGTTTGTCCGCACAATTCGAGGAGCCTCCGCGGTTCCTCTGCGTAATCTGCGGGATGTCCAATGCCGCATACAGACGTCCGGACGGAGTGTACGTGGTTCCGATAACCATGCTGGGCCCGTAA